From the Halalkalicoccus sp. CGA53 genome, one window contains:
- a CDS encoding DedA family protein codes for MDAIVDPSPAVWSMLEAIGVPLILVLFYFDGMVVGKVTPPAALFVAYVALATPPTSVLVLLAAASVAASTLGQWTLYRGFNEESPEFFGIRRRVPYADRLPFVVRSGVGERRMAFVTRYFDRFGGAALCLTNAVPLVRNLMSIPAGLSHYPVGRFLLFSAAGNTLYLGALVAIAFGLLETARFLPVP; via the coding sequence ATGGACGCGATCGTCGACCCGAGTCCGGCGGTCTGGTCGATGCTGGAGGCGATCGGCGTCCCGCTGATCCTCGTCCTCTTCTACTTCGACGGGATGGTGGTCGGCAAGGTCACCCCGCCGGCAGCCCTGTTCGTCGCCTACGTCGCGCTCGCCACCCCGCCGACGTCGGTGCTCGTCCTCCTGGCCGCCGCGAGCGTCGCCGCCTCGACGCTCGGACAGTGGACGCTCTACCGCGGGTTCAACGAGGAGAGCCCCGAGTTCTTCGGGATCAGGCGACGAGTCCCGTACGCCGATCGGCTCCCGTTCGTCGTCCGGAGCGGGGTCGGCGAGCGTCGGATGGCGTTCGTCACCCGCTACTTCGACCGTTTCGGCGGGGCCGCGCTCTGTCTCACCAACGCGGTCCCCCTCGTCCGCAACCTGATGAGCATTCCGGCCGGGCTGAGCCACTACCCGGTCGGACGGTTCCTCCTGTTCTCGGCAGCCGGGAACACGCTCTACCTCGGGGCGCTCGTCGCCATCGCCTTCGGACTCCTCGAGACAGCGCGGTTCCTCCCCGTTCCGTAG
- a CDS encoding alpha/beta fold hydrolase produces the protein MDERPVGDRPIEGPWHHDETIVNGVRLHYVEAGEGPLVLCLHGFPEFWYAWREQIPALAEAGYHVVAPDLRGYNRSEKPTSLASYRIGELVRDCVELIGTFDDQAHVVAHDWGGTVAWELAARHPEVVDRLAILNAPHPRAFERELRTADQLGRSWYTFFFQLPVLPELGFRVGGYRVVESAVQGSALPGAFSNRDRERYEAALARPGALSAAIHYYRAAGRGVVRELPKRVIPGREPDPEWVSTGGEVSTETLVIWGMNDVALSPRLTEGLEEWVANLRVERFEEATHWVQADRPAEVNDLLLDFFDGPEREPSGSHVEAPGRPLPGGTNDEPKGEW, from the coding sequence ATGGACGAACGACCGGTCGGAGACCGCCCGATCGAGGGGCCGTGGCACCACGACGAGACGATCGTAAACGGCGTCAGACTGCACTACGTGGAGGCCGGCGAGGGCCCGCTCGTCCTCTGTCTCCACGGCTTCCCCGAGTTCTGGTACGCCTGGCGCGAGCAGATACCGGCGCTCGCCGAGGCCGGTTACCACGTCGTCGCCCCGGATCTCCGGGGGTACAACCGATCGGAGAAGCCCACGAGCCTCGCGAGCTACCGGATCGGCGAACTCGTTCGCGACTGCGTGGAACTGATCGGAACGTTCGACGACCAGGCGCACGTCGTCGCCCACGACTGGGGTGGGACGGTCGCCTGGGAACTCGCGGCCAGACATCCGGAGGTCGTCGATCGCCTCGCGATCCTGAACGCGCCACATCCGAGGGCGTTCGAACGGGAACTACGGACGGCGGATCAGCTCGGACGGTCGTGGTACACTTTCTTCTTCCAGCTGCCGGTGCTCCCCGAACTCGGCTTCCGTGTGGGAGGGTATCGAGTGGTGGAGAGCGCCGTGCAGGGGAGCGCCCTCCCGGGGGCGTTCAGCAACCGGGACAGAGAACGGTACGAGGCGGCGCTCGCACGACCCGGCGCGCTCTCTGCCGCGATACACTACTATCGTGCCGCCGGCCGGGGGGTGGTCCGCGAACTCCCGAAACGGGTGATCCCGGGCAGGGAGCCCGATCCCGAGTGGGTCTCGACGGGTGGTGAGGTAAGTACCGAAACGCTCGTCATCTGGGGGATGAACGACGTCGCGCTCTCGCCGCGGCTCACCGAAGGGCTGGAGGAGTGGGTGGCGAACCTCCGGGTCGAACGGTTCGAGGAAGCGACCCACTGGGTGCAGGCCGATCGCCCGGCCGAGGTGAACGACCTGCTGCTCGACTTCTTCGACGGACCCGAACGCGAACCGTCCGGTTCTCACGTCGAGGCCCCGGGCCGACCCCTCCCGGGGGGAACGAACGACGAGCCTAAAGGAGAGTGGTGA
- a CDS encoding DUF433 domain-containing protein, with protein MKAVVTGEGVLGGDPRLDGTRIGVIHVDRRYEGGETPGAIAASFDGLSVADVHSALAFAFVDPQTLRSTVSRSRSSIERIREDRPVDPKESPTHT; from the coding sequence ATGAAGGCCGTCGTTACGGGCGAGGGGGTTCTGGGTGGTGACCCTCGCCTCGATGGAACGCGAATCGGCGTCATCCACGTCGACCGTCGGTACGAGGGTGGCGAGACACCCGGGGCGATCGCCGCGAGCTTCGACGGTCTCTCGGTCGCCGACGTCCACTCGGCGCTCGCGTTCGCGTTCGTCGATCCTCAGACGCTCCGCTCGACCGTCTCGCGTTCGCGTTCGTCGATCGAGCGGATCCGTGAGGACCGGCCCGTCGACCCGAAGGAATCCCCGACGCACACCTGA
- a CDS encoding ZIP family metal transporter has protein sequence MTVPTDLLLVSAVGLITGLATGLGVLPFFVVDEIGDRAIVVLWGLAVGILLSVSVFGLVGEGLTEGDPHSVGLGFAAGVAFVLAADRLVASVEFGPGATGAVDPSTLVLTVGVLTLHSLPEGIAVGVAFADLGLDGEGTLSLLGWEIPALAVFVSVAVSILNVPEGLAIAIPLVAAGIAKWKVVGWAVFSGLPQPIGAALAYTFVTSVETLLPLSFGFAAGALVYLVLVEFLPAGVEYGSGLPRRGRPELIGGIGVGLVTMIGLLVLVG, from the coding sequence ATGACCGTCCCAACCGACCTGCTGCTCGTCTCCGCGGTCGGCCTGATCACGGGTCTCGCGACCGGCCTCGGCGTCCTCCCCTTTTTCGTCGTCGACGAGATCGGCGACCGTGCGATCGTCGTGCTCTGGGGGCTCGCCGTGGGGATCCTGCTCTCGGTGTCCGTCTTCGGCCTCGTCGGCGAGGGGCTGACCGAGGGCGATCCGCACTCCGTCGGTCTGGGCTTCGCCGCGGGCGTGGCGTTCGTCCTCGCCGCCGACCGTCTCGTCGCGAGCGTCGAGTTCGGCCCGGGGGCGACGGGGGCGGTCGACCCGAGTACGCTCGTGCTCACCGTCGGCGTCCTGACGCTCCACAGCCTCCCGGAGGGTATCGCGGTCGGCGTCGCCTTCGCCGACCTCGGCCTCGACGGCGAGGGAACCCTGTCCCTCCTCGGGTGGGAGATCCCCGCGCTGGCGGTCTTCGTGAGCGTCGCAGTCTCGATCCTGAACGTCCCCGAGGGGCTTGCGATCGCCATCCCGCTCGTCGCCGCCGGGATCGCGAAGTGGAAGGTCGTCGGCTGGGCGGTCTTCTCCGGGCTCCCACAGCCGATCGGTGCCGCCCTCGCCTACACGTTCGTGACGAGCGTCGAGACGCTGCTCCCGCTCAGCTTCGGCTTCGCCGCCGGGGCGCTCGTCTACCTCGTCCTCGTTGAGTTCCTCCCGGCCGGCGTGGAGTACGGCTCGGGGCTCCCGAGACGGGGTCGGCCCGAGCTGATCGGGGGGATCGGCGTCGGACTCGTGACGATGATCGGGCTGCTCGTCCTCGTCGGCTGA
- a CDS encoding glycoside hydrolase family 15 protein, which yields MRFAPISDHGLIGDETACALVSGDGAIDWWCAPTLDAESVFAGLLDPANGGEFSIRPIGPFESDQSYVPRTNVLRTVFETASGRATLTDFFPMDHELAGRNCIYRELVCEEGTVTVEVVFRPRFSYGEVEATVERRDGQLRATGGGHDLWLATGTSVRTLDDRAVATPTLSSGESIRFATRYGDRVPSLSESEGVRERTEAFWTDWADGCDDHAPECIDERWHDLTRRSGLALKLLIQEETGAICAAPTTSLPEAIGGPRNWDYRYNWIRDAKLTVQALYALGQREEAERYFEWFLELCRKEPAEIQPVYGLAGETDLEERESETLSGYHHSQPVRIGNAAAHQDQHDVYGTIVQAIYETLQYGDGLDDEDWSSVRSIVDHVCEVWETPDVGIWEFREEPRHHVHSKLMCWVALDRALAIADEYDLDAPRERWERERDEIHETVCERGYSEDRGSFVQSFDGEDHLDAATLLIPIVGFLPGHDERVLGTIDAIEEELTTDDGLVYRYRRDDGLEGEEGAFVLCSFWLVDALALAGRVEEAESIFERVVGFANPLGLLAEEVDPGTKTHLGNFPQAFSHIGLINSALYLGAAGGADIDGGEFSLSPCP from the coding sequence ATGCGTTTCGCCCCGATCTCCGATCACGGCCTGATCGGCGACGAGACCGCCTGTGCGCTCGTCTCGGGCGACGGAGCGATCGACTGGTGGTGTGCCCCGACGCTCGACGCGGAGAGCGTCTTCGCCGGGCTGCTCGACCCGGCGAACGGCGGGGAGTTCTCGATCCGGCCGATCGGCCCGTTCGAGAGCGACCAGTCCTACGTCCCCCGAACGAACGTCCTCCGGACCGTCTTCGAGACCGCGAGCGGGCGGGCGACGCTGACCGACTTCTTCCCGATGGACCACGAGCTCGCGGGTCGGAACTGTATCTACCGCGAGCTCGTCTGCGAGGAGGGGACGGTGACGGTCGAAGTCGTGTTCCGCCCGCGCTTTTCCTACGGCGAGGTCGAGGCAACCGTCGAGCGGCGCGACGGACAGCTCCGCGCGACCGGTGGCGGCCACGACCTCTGGCTCGCCACCGGCACCTCGGTTCGAACCCTGGACGATCGAGCGGTCGCGACCCCCACGCTCTCGTCGGGCGAGTCGATCCGCTTCGCAACGCGGTACGGCGACCGGGTCCCGTCGCTCTCGGAGTCCGAGGGGGTCAGAGAGCGGACCGAGGCGTTCTGGACCGACTGGGCCGACGGCTGTGACGACCACGCGCCCGAGTGTATCGACGAGCGCTGGCACGACCTGACGAGGCGGTCGGGGCTCGCGCTGAAGCTCCTGATCCAGGAGGAGACCGGCGCTATCTGTGCGGCGCCGACGACCTCGCTGCCCGAGGCGATCGGCGGCCCGAGGAACTGGGACTACCGGTACAACTGGATCCGCGACGCGAAGCTCACGGTCCAGGCGCTCTACGCCCTCGGCCAGCGCGAGGAGGCCGAGCGCTACTTCGAGTGGTTCCTCGAGCTCTGCCGGAAAGAGCCCGCGGAGATCCAGCCGGTCTACGGGCTCGCCGGCGAGACCGACCTCGAGGAACGGGAGTCAGAGACGCTCTCGGGGTATCACCACTCACAGCCCGTCAGGATCGGCAACGCCGCAGCCCACCAGGACCAGCACGACGTCTACGGGACGATCGTCCAGGCGATATACGAGACGCTCCAGTACGGCGACGGCCTCGACGACGAGGACTGGAGCTCCGTCCGCTCGATCGTCGATCACGTCTGCGAGGTCTGGGAGACGCCCGACGTCGGCATCTGGGAGTTCCGCGAGGAGCCGCGTCACCACGTCCACTCGAAACTGATGTGCTGGGTGGCGCTCGATCGCGCGCTCGCAATCGCCGACGAGTACGACCTCGACGCGCCGCGCGAGCGCTGGGAGCGAGAGCGCGACGAGATCCACGAGACGGTCTGCGAGCGGGGCTACAGCGAGGATCGGGGGAGTTTCGTCCAGTCGTTCGACGGCGAGGACCACCTCGACGCCGCGACGCTGCTGATACCGATCGTGGGCTTTCTTCCCGGCCACGACGAGCGCGTCCTCGGCACGATCGACGCGATCGAGGAGGAGCTCACGACCGACGACGGTCTCGTCTACCGCTACCGGCGCGACGACGGGCTGGAGGGCGAGGAGGGCGCGTTCGTGCTCTGTTCGTTCTGGCTGGTCGACGCGCTCGCGCTCGCCGGCCGGGTCGAGGAGGCCGAGTCGATCTTCGAGCGGGTCGTCGGGTTCGCGAACCCGCTGGGTCTGCTCGCAGAGGAGGTCGATCCCGGTACGAAAACCCACCTCGGGAACTTCCCGCAGGCTTTCTCGCACATCGGGCTGATCAACAGCGCGCTCTACCTCGGTGCGGCCGGCGGCGCGGATATCGACGGCGGGGAGTTCAGCCTCAGCCCGTGTCCCTGA
- a CDS encoding 3-hydroxyacyl-CoA dehydrogenase family protein, protein MAREGHVTVVGAGAMGGGLATQFALRDRPVTLVDHRESNLEDARNRVEGALDVLGETGATERGVADVLSGIEFTLDLEDAVGESTVVLETVSEELAIKREVFECVGEAAPSDTILASNTSSIPITRIGEAVPAVADRVVGCHWWYPPYLLDPVEVVRGERTSDETVDQTRAFVESVGKDPILVERDVPGFVWNRVQFAVLRECLHLVEEGVASAADVNRAIRDGYARRTSVIGPFETVDLAGLDLFRTIAADLYPVLSDCDEPNETLDERLAVGRTGVESGAGIFEYDRSTEVVARERDERLAALARVHSGFRVEE, encoded by the coding sequence ATGGCACGAGAAGGCCACGTTACGGTGGTCGGTGCGGGCGCGATGGGGGGCGGGCTGGCGACGCAGTTCGCGCTCCGTGATCGCCCGGTGACGCTGGTGGACCACCGCGAGTCGAACCTCGAGGACGCCCGGAATCGAGTCGAGGGGGCTCTCGACGTGCTCGGCGAGACGGGCGCGACCGAGCGGGGTGTAGCGGACGTCCTGAGCGGGATCGAGTTCACGCTCGATCTGGAGGACGCGGTCGGCGAGAGCACCGTCGTCCTCGAAACGGTGTCGGAGGAGCTCGCGATCAAACGCGAGGTGTTCGAGTGCGTGGGCGAGGCCGCACCCAGCGATACTATCCTCGCCTCGAACACCTCGAGCATCCCGATCACGCGGATCGGCGAGGCGGTGCCGGCGGTCGCGGATCGGGTCGTCGGCTGTCACTGGTGGTACCCGCCCTACCTGCTCGACCCGGTCGAGGTGGTGCGTGGGGAGCGGACGAGCGACGAGACGGTCGATCAGACCCGCGCGTTCGTCGAGTCGGTCGGAAAGGACCCGATCCTTGTCGAGCGCGACGTTCCGGGGTTCGTCTGGAACCGGGTGCAGTTCGCGGTGCTGCGCGAGTGTCTCCACCTCGTCGAGGAAGGCGTCGCGAGCGCGGCCGACGTGAACCGGGCGATTCGCGACGGTTACGCGCGCCGCACCTCGGTGATCGGGCCGTTCGAGACGGTGGACCTCGCAGGACTCGACCTCTTTCGAACGATCGCGGCCGACCTCTACCCGGTACTCAGCGACTGTGACGAGCCGAACGAGACCCTCGACGAGCGGCTGGCGGTTGGACGGACCGGCGTCGAGAGCGGCGCGGGGATCTTCGAGTACGACCGGTCGACCGAGGTGGTCGCCCGCGAGCGCGACGAACGGCTGGCCGCACTCGCGCGAGTCCACTCGGGATTCCGGGTCGAGGAGTGA
- a CDS encoding sugar phosphate isomerase/epimerase family protein, giving the protein MEIGVLTDALSDQSVDEAFRYLSELGVDAVEIGCGGNPGEDHLPRTKTLESDSARAELIDATEEYDLRISALATHNNPLHPDDERAAESDRELREAIELADLLGVEAVTCFSGLPGGGPNDETPNWITAPWPTEHADNLEYQWEVAVEYWSDLAEHAETHDVKIAIEMHPNMLVYEPHGMARLREETSEYVGANFDPSHLYWQGIDVCEAIRYLGERNAIHHCHAKDTRVYEANSRVKGVLDTTPYTDEANRSWLFRSVGYGHGEAHWKDVVSTLRMVGYDGALSIEHEDSLTSSREGLEKAVELLQRAVFTTQPGEAYWAE; this is encoded by the coding sequence ATGGAGATCGGCGTACTGACCGATGCACTCAGTGATCAGTCCGTAGACGAAGCGTTTCGGTATCTCTCCGAACTCGGCGTCGACGCGGTCGAAATCGGCTGCGGCGGCAACCCCGGCGAAGACCACCTCCCGAGGACGAAGACCCTCGAGAGCGACAGCGCGCGCGCTGAGCTGATCGACGCGACCGAGGAGTACGACCTCCGGATCAGCGCGCTCGCGACGCACAACAACCCGCTGCACCCGGACGACGAGCGGGCGGCAGAGTCCGACAGGGAACTCAGGGAGGCGATCGAGCTCGCGGACCTGCTGGGCGTCGAGGCTGTCACCTGCTTCTCGGGGTTACCGGGAGGGGGCCCGAACGACGAGACGCCGAACTGGATCACCGCACCGTGGCCGACCGAGCACGCCGACAACCTCGAGTACCAGTGGGAGGTCGCCGTCGAGTACTGGTCGGACCTCGCGGAACACGCCGAGACCCACGACGTGAAGATCGCGATCGAGATGCATCCGAACATGCTCGTCTACGAGCCACACGGGATGGCCCGACTGCGCGAGGAGACGAGCGAGTACGTCGGCGCGAACTTCGACCCCTCGCACCTCTACTGGCAGGGTATCGACGTCTGTGAAGCCATCAGATATCTCGGCGAGCGTAACGCGATCCACCACTGCCACGCGAAGGATACCCGGGTCTACGAGGCGAACAGCCGGGTGAAGGGCGTCCTCGACACGACCCCCTACACCGACGAAGCGAACCGCTCGTGGCTCTTCCGGAGCGTCGGCTACGGCCACGGCGAGGCGCACTGGAAGGACGTCGTCTCCACGCTGCGGATGGTCGGCTACGACGGCGCGCTCTCGATCGAACACGAGGACTCGCTGACCTCCTCGCGCGAGGGCCTGGAGAAGGCGGTCGAACTGCTACAACGGGCGGTCTTCACGACCCAGCCAGGCGAAGCGTACTGGGCGGAGTAG
- a CDS encoding Gfo/Idh/MocA family protein, translating to MTGDASVRIGIIGLGNIGRHHADQLRTSGGQLVGGVDILPEARERFARDYGVETYAEADDLFSTADAVIVTTPNRFHEEYAVGALEAGLDVLLEKPLAHDVESAERIAAVARESEAICMVGFHNRFLPPVEVLKDRIDSGTFGEVTHVDANYVRRRGIPGRGSWFTDRSIAGGGALIDIGVHALDVALYLLDFPEIVEVSGVTRSEFGTREDYTYLFMWGEDDREGEFDVDDSATAFIRCAEDRTISLDVAWAANQPNDDSITVRGTDAGARFDRGDGSLDMYRTSENGAPHFADQKVTTREVNAHAAEQRAFVEAVEAGVQPGRNTVEQALAVQRVIDAIYRSSERGEAVGIVAETTAATK from the coding sequence ATGACCGGTGATGCGTCGGTACGGATCGGTATTATTGGACTCGGAAATATCGGCCGTCACCACGCGGATCAGCTCCGAACGAGCGGCGGACAGCTAGTCGGCGGCGTCGACATCCTCCCCGAGGCGAGAGAGCGCTTCGCGAGGGACTACGGCGTCGAGACCTACGCCGAGGCCGACGACCTCTTTTCGACCGCCGACGCCGTGATCGTCACGACGCCGAACCGCTTCCACGAGGAGTACGCCGTCGGCGCGCTCGAGGCGGGCCTCGACGTCCTCCTGGAGAAGCCACTGGCGCACGACGTCGAGAGCGCCGAACGGATCGCCGCCGTCGCGAGGGAGTCCGAGGCGATCTGTATGGTCGGCTTTCACAACCGGTTTCTCCCGCCCGTCGAGGTGCTCAAAGACCGGATCGATTCCGGTACCTTCGGCGAGGTCACCCACGTCGACGCGAACTACGTCCGTCGTCGGGGGATCCCGGGCCGGGGCTCGTGGTTCACCGACCGGTCGATCGCCGGCGGCGGTGCGCTGATCGACATCGGGGTCCACGCGCTCGACGTGGCGCTCTACCTCCTCGACTTCCCCGAGATCGTGGAGGTCTCGGGCGTGACCCGCTCGGAGTTCGGCACCCGCGAGGACTACACCTACCTCTTCATGTGGGGCGAGGACGACCGCGAGGGCGAGTTCGACGTCGACGACTCCGCGACGGCGTTCATCCGGTGTGCCGAGGACCGGACGATCAGTCTCGACGTCGCCTGGGCGGCGAACCAGCCGAACGACGATTCGATCACGGTGCGAGGGACCGACGCCGGGGCACGGTTCGACCGCGGGGACGGCTCGCTCGACATGTACCGGACGAGCGAGAACGGCGCGCCACACTTCGCCGACCAGAAGGTGACGACGCGTGAGGTGAACGCACACGCGGCCGAACAGCGGGCGTTCGTCGAGGCGGTCGAGGCAGGCGTCCAGCCCGGACGGAACACCGTCGAGCAGGCGCTGGCCGTCCAGCGGGTGATCGACGCGATCTACCGCTCCAGCGAGCGAGGCGAGGCGGTCGGCATCGTGGCCGAGACGACGGCGGCGACGAAGTAG
- a CDS encoding translation initiation factor eIF-2B: MIDETVEEITEMRTHSSSIVAINATQALSELLEREYATVEEFVQDVEHNSRALRRANTSHASLHTTQREVVRAVTETEVESVQEAKRVLESAISRVVNDVETGKRRAAMHLSERLEDGTTLLTHDYSTTVLEGIELAAREGNRLSVYVTEARPRYLGRKSARALATVDGVDATLVVDGASGHVLRECDAVAVGMDCLVDGTLYNRVGTYPIAAVAKDLGVPVWAAGSDAKVVDRGFAFENEHRSPNEVMLEPADGFSVENPAYDATPLRLLDAVLTDEGPRGVD, encoded by the coding sequence ATGATCGACGAGACGGTCGAGGAGATCACGGAGATGCGGACACACAGCTCCTCGATAGTGGCGATCAACGCGACGCAGGCCCTCTCGGAACTGCTCGAACGCGAGTACGCGACCGTCGAGGAGTTCGTCCAGGACGTCGAGCACAACAGTCGCGCGCTCAGGCGCGCGAACACCTCACACGCCTCGCTGCACACCACTCAGCGCGAGGTCGTCCGTGCGGTCACCGAGACCGAGGTCGAGAGCGTTCAGGAGGCGAAACGGGTCCTCGAGTCGGCGATCTCCCGGGTGGTCAACGACGTCGAGACGGGAAAGCGACGGGCGGCGATGCACCTGAGCGAGCGCCTCGAAGACGGGACGACGCTGCTCACCCACGACTACTCGACGACGGTGCTCGAGGGGATCGAACTCGCCGCACGCGAGGGGAACCGGCTCTCGGTCTACGTGACGGAAGCGCGTCCGCGCTACCTCGGCCGGAAGTCGGCGCGCGCGCTCGCGACGGTCGACGGCGTGGACGCGACGCTCGTCGTCGACGGCGCGTCGGGCCACGTCCTCCGGGAGTGCGACGCGGTCGCCGTCGGGATGGACTGCCTCGTCGACGGGACGCTCTACAACCGCGTCGGCACCTACCCGATCGCGGCCGTCGCGAAGGATCTCGGCGTGCCGGTCTGGGCCGCCGGCTCCGACGCGAAGGTGGTCGACCGCGGTTTCGCCTTCGAGAACGAACACCGCTCGCCGAACGAGGTGATGCTCGAACCCGCCGACGGCTTCTCGGTCGAGAACCCCGCCTACGACGCGACCCCGCTCCGACTGCTCGACGCGGTGCTCACCGACGAGGGTCCACGGGGGGTCGACTGA
- a CDS encoding NAD-dependent epimerase/dehydratase family protein yields the protein MTKVAVTGAAGTVGEQALAALSEHDVTPITHSEHDDLGSVVCDVTEYEHLREALSGHEVVVHLAANPSPRAAWDEVKGVNVDGAYNVYEAALEEDLDRVVFASTNHVTHMANAADPADPESLVERPSVVSPDDPPRPDSYYGVSKVAGEALGAFYADRYGIEVIDLRIGWLMDESDLVETQEEDEERARYARAMWLSPGDCRDAIERAVRVPIEQTPLTVNVISANSDRYLSLTETLQGIGYRPRDDAAEVLEGF from the coding sequence ATGACGAAGGTAGCCGTCACGGGAGCGGCGGGAACCGTCGGCGAGCAGGCGCTGGCGGCGCTCTCCGAACACGACGTGACACCGATCACCCACAGCGAGCACGACGACCTCGGCAGCGTCGTCTGCGACGTGACCGAGTACGAGCACCTGAGAGAGGCGCTCTCGGGTCACGAGGTCGTCGTCCACCTCGCGGCGAACCCCTCGCCGCGGGCGGCATGGGACGAGGTGAAGGGGGTGAACGTCGACGGCGCGTACAACGTCTACGAGGCGGCGCTCGAGGAGGACCTCGACCGTGTCGTCTTCGCGAGCACGAACCACGTCACGCACATGGCGAACGCCGCGGACCCGGCCGACCCGGAGTCGCTGGTCGAACGGCCCTCGGTCGTCTCGCCGGACGATCCGCCACGACCGGACTCCTACTACGGCGTGAGCAAGGTCGCGGGCGAGGCGCTCGGGGCGTTCTACGCCGACCGGTACGGCATCGAGGTGATCGACCTCCGGATCGGCTGGCTTATGGACGAGTCGGATCTGGTCGAGACTCAGGAGGAGGACGAGGAGCGCGCTCGCTATGCCCGGGCGATGTGGCTCAGCCCCGGGGACTGCCGGGACGCGATCGAACGCGCAGTGAGGGTACCGATCGAGCAGACCCCGCTCACGGTGAACGTCATCTCCGCGAACTCCGATCGGTATCTCTCGCTAACGGAGACGCTTCAGGGGATCGGTTACCGGCCACGGGACGACGCGGCCGAGGTCCTCGAGGGATTCTGA
- a CDS encoding Gfo/Idh/MocA family protein: MSLSVGVLGYRFMGKAHANALARLPMFFPEAPEVSRDVLVGRDEEALAEAADHLGFERTETDWGTAIEEVDVFYNLGPNHVHAEPSIAALEAGVPTFCEKPLAPTLDEAERMAEAAANADIPAGCAFNYRFVPAIQYARHLIEAGEIGEIRHVRGRYLQDWLVDPGAEWSWRNDSEMAGSGALGDLGSHTIDLARFLVGDSTGEIERISGHLETFVEERPTGDGETRPVTVDDAYTAQASFENGAVGSFEASRFATGHKNDHTIEIHGSEGSLRFSLERLNELEVLTGDDRGYQTVLVTDESDPYVDHWWPPGHVVGWEHTFVHENYEFLSAVDSGGEFAPSFADGLAAQRVMDAIERSDARGEWVDLREGSS, encoded by the coding sequence ATGTCACTCTCCGTCGGCGTCCTCGGCTACCGGTTCATGGGAAAAGCCCACGCGAACGCGCTCGCCCGCCTCCCGATGTTCTTCCCGGAGGCACCGGAGGTCTCCCGCGACGTGCTGGTCGGCCGCGACGAGGAGGCGTTGGCGGAGGCGGCCGACCACCTCGGGTTCGAGCGGACGGAAACCGACTGGGGGACGGCGATCGAGGAGGTCGACGTCTTCTACAACCTCGGGCCGAACCACGTCCACGCCGAGCCGTCGATCGCCGCCCTGGAGGCGGGCGTCCCCACTTTCTGCGAGAAGCCGCTCGCACCCACCCTCGACGAGGCGGAACGAATGGCGGAGGCCGCCGCGAACGCCGACATTCCCGCCGGCTGTGCGTTCAACTACCGGTTCGTCCCGGCGATCCAGTACGCCCGACACCTGATCGAGGCGGGCGAGATCGGCGAGATCCGTCACGTCCGCGGGCGGTACCTCCAGGACTGGCTGGTCGATCCAGGTGCCGAATGGTCTTGGCGGAACGACAGCGAGATGGCCGGCAGCGGCGCGCTCGGCGACCTCGGTTCCCATACGATCGACCTCGCGCGCTTTCTCGTCGGCGACTCGACCGGGGAGATCGAGCGGATCTCCGGACACCTCGAAACGTTCGTCGAGGAGCGTCCGACCGGCGACGGCGAAACACGCCCGGTGACCGTCGACGACGCCTACACGGCCCAGGCGAGCTTCGAGAACGGCGCGGTCGGGAGCTTCGAGGCCTCCCGGTTCGCGACCGGGCACAAGAACGACCACACGATCGAGATCCACGGCTCGGAGGGAAGTCTGAGGTTCTCGCTCGAACGGCTGAACGAACTCGAGGTGCTCACCGGCGACGACCGGGGCTACCAGACGGTGCTCGTCACCGACGAGTCCGATCCCTACGTCGACCACTGGTGGCCGCCGGGCCACGTCGTCGGCTGGGAGCACACGTTCGTCCACGAGAACTACGAGTTCCTCTCGGCTGTGGACTCCGGGGGTGAGTTCGCACCGAGTTTCGCCGACGGACTGGCCGCCCAGCGCGTCATGGACGCTATCGAACGTAGCGACGCACGCGGCGAGTGGGTCGACCTCCGAGAGGGATCGTCGTAG